One Amorphoplanes digitatis genomic window carries:
- a CDS encoding Ig-like domain-containing protein has product MYLKLRHTGMVTAAALAASLIATPPAFAAGSVPKVFAETAEFWVGGVTPVTFYPGQGQDMSAVTGLTLFADGTEVGTDTAAPWGIDWDTRGFNGLVRLSTRATTDTGTSTTDGMTVDVDNNAPTGLTVRFPRRDGYIGQGGELAVDANDDTFVTGSELIVGGVVVSSKDLAGGGNLDLGWNVKLPNGKTDMTVRVRDKVGNVTALTRSVTVDNDRPVITGSTTAGSAVRGSFKVTLTGYKDASPFVTFEALLDDPAMQRSYGQEGSPRTLTIDSRDVPDGKYTLGWRAIDAAGNEGVLRRPLIVDNRAPAVSITKAPKNKAKVKKKFTVTAKATDTYGIAKVQLLVNGKVVTTDTKAGYSFTVNPKKYGKKFTVRVRAYDKAGNVRYSSTRTYKR; this is encoded by the coding sequence GTGTACCTCAAACTCCGGCACACCGGAATGGTCACCGCGGCCGCACTCGCCGCCTCGCTGATCGCCACCCCACCCGCCTTCGCCGCCGGCTCGGTGCCGAAGGTCTTCGCGGAAACCGCGGAGTTCTGGGTCGGCGGCGTCACGCCGGTGACCTTCTATCCAGGGCAGGGCCAGGACATGTCCGCCGTCACCGGCCTGACGCTGTTCGCCGACGGCACGGAGGTCGGCACCGACACCGCCGCGCCCTGGGGCATCGACTGGGACACCCGGGGCTTCAACGGCCTGGTGCGCCTGAGCACCCGGGCCACCACGGACACCGGCACGTCGACGACCGACGGCATGACGGTCGACGTCGACAACAACGCGCCGACCGGACTGACCGTGCGCTTCCCGCGCAGGGACGGCTACATCGGCCAGGGCGGCGAACTCGCCGTGGACGCGAACGACGACACCTTCGTCACCGGCTCCGAGTTGATCGTCGGCGGCGTGGTGGTCTCGTCCAAGGACCTCGCCGGCGGCGGCAACCTCGACCTGGGCTGGAACGTCAAGCTCCCGAACGGCAAGACCGACATGACGGTCCGCGTACGGGACAAGGTCGGCAACGTGACGGCGCTGACCAGGAGCGTCACCGTCGACAACGACCGGCCGGTGATCACCGGCAGCACCACCGCGGGCAGCGCGGTCCGAGGCAGCTTCAAGGTCACCCTGACCGGCTACAAGGACGCCAGCCCGTTCGTCACCTTCGAGGCCCTGCTGGACGACCCGGCGATGCAGCGCTCGTACGGCCAGGAGGGCTCCCCCCGCACGCTCACCATCGACAGCCGGGACGTGCCGGACGGGAAGTACACGCTCGGCTGGCGCGCCATCGACGCGGCCGGCAACGAGGGGGTCCTGAGGCGCCCACTCATCGTGGACAACAGGGCACCCGCGGTATCGATCACCAAGGCGCCGAAGAACAAGGCGAAGGTCAAGAAGAAGTTCACGGTCACCGCCAAGGCGACCGACACGTACGGGATCGCCAAGGTGCAGCTGCTGGTCAACGGCAAGGTCGTCACGACCGACACCAAGGCCGGCTACTCGTTCACGGTGAACCCGAAGAAGTACGGCAAGAAGTTCACCGTGCGGGTCCGGGCCTACGACAAGGCCGGCAACGTCAGGTACAGCTCCACCCGTACGTACAAGCGCTAG